The following proteins are co-located in the Aquarana catesbeiana isolate 2022-GZ linkage group LG02, ASM4218655v1, whole genome shotgun sequence genome:
- the LOC141126645 gene encoding ecto-ADP-ribosyltransferase 5-like: MKPEKIRITSMKPEKIQITASPPDFCRMRFPAGILFTLWLVFGIQRTQAYTEVDLNMSDMAFDDQYEGCIGEMENNISSLLAEEKQADPEFRSTWDAAEKKWKTKKPSVPSGFRDEYGIAIMAYSNKNSHLYLNFNSAVRNYSSRDTFHYHSLHFLMTRAVVLLRSSCWRSTWSVYRGMKDIYFEHKGGNVRFGQFSSSSTNQKVAEGFGDGTFFTFTSCFGAQIKKYSYFPEEEEILIPVDEVFTVTNFTKQEGKNRFVLKTTKTRCHYYNCDYLNKGGKSSICVPSRGSRMFSSLVVIALLLCQFFIFK, from the exons ATTTTTGCAGAATGAGATTCCCTGCGGGTATACTGTTTACTCTCTGGCTGGTATTTGGGATTCAGCGGACACAAGCGTATACTGAA GTTGACCTAAATATGAGTGACATGGCGTTTGATGATCAGTATGAAGGCTGCATAGGCGAGATGGAAAATAATATAAGTTCACTACTTGCTGAAGAAAAACAAGCTGACCCAGAATTTCGTAGCACTTGGGATGCAGCTGAAAAGAAATGGAAAACCAAGAAACCGAGTGTACCGAGTGGCTTTCGGGATGAGTACGGCATTGCCATCATGGCTTATTCCAACAAAAACAGCCACCTTTATTTGAATTTCAACAGCGCAGTGAGAAATTATAGCAGCAGGGACACATTCCATTACCATTCTCTGCATTTCTTGATGACACGAGCTGTAGTGCTCCTCAGGTCGAGCTGTTGGCGGTCAACATGGTCGGTATACAGAGGGATGAAAGACATATATTTTGAACATAAAGGGGGAAATGTCAGGTTTGGCCAGTTTTCCTCTTCATCCACCAACCAGAAAGTAGCGGAGGGCTTTGGAGATGGCACGTTCTTCACCTTCACCAGCTGCTTCGGTGCTCAGATCAAAAAATATTCCTATTTTCCAGAAGAAGAGGAGATTCTGATACCAGTAGATGAGGTTTTCACAGTGACCAACTTTACAAAGCAGGAAGGTAAAAACAGATTTGTCCTGAAAACGACAAAAACAAGATGTCACTACTACAACTGTGACTACCTAAACAAAG GGGGAAAATCCAGtatatgtgtgcccagcagag GGAGCCGGATGTTTTCATCCCTGGTTGTGATAGCTCTTCTGCTCTGCCAATTTTTCATCTTTAAATGA